GCGCCGGGCGCGACTGTGTCCGAGGCCGCCCAGCTTTTATCGGCGCGCAAGATCGGCTCGGTCGTGGTGTCCTCGGACGGCAAACTCGCCCTTGGCATCCTGTCGGAGCGCGACATCGTGCGCGAGATCGGAAAGCGCGGCGCGGGCTGTCTGAGCGAGAGCGTCGAGAGCATGATGACCTCTAACCTCGTGACCTGCGTGACGACCGACCGCGCCGATGACGTGCTAGGCCGCATGACCCAGGGCAGGTTCCGCCACATGCCTGTGGTCGAGGGCGACCAGATGGTGGGATTGATCACGCTGGGCGATGTCGTGAAAGCGCGCCTCAGCGAGCTTGCGATGG
The nucleotide sequence above comes from Litoreibacter ponti. Encoded proteins:
- a CDS encoding CBS domain-containing protein, with amino-acid sequence MLVSQILKLKADDGVVTIAPGATVSEAAQLLSARKIGSVVVSSDGKLALGILSERDIVREIGKRGAGCLSESVESMMTSNLVTCVTTDRADDVLGRMTQGRFRHMPVVEGDQMVGLITLGDVVKARLSELAMEKDALEGMIMGH